A genomic window from Leptolyngbya sp. BL0902 includes:
- the sufB gene encoding Fe-S cluster assembly protein SufB, which produces MSASVQSLVSQPYKYGFTTDIEADVIPRGLSEDVVRLISAKKNEPEFMLEFRLKAYRKWLTMQEPEWPNVSYPPIDYQNIIYYSAPKVKEKKGSLDEVDPTLLETFEKLGIPLSEQKRLANVAVDAIFDSVSVATTFKEKLAEVGVIFCSISEAIQEHPELVEKYLGSVVPIGDNYFAALNSAVFSDGSFVYIPKDTVCPMDLSTYFRINNGDSGQFERTLIVAESGSSVTYLEGCTAPMYDSNQLHAAIVELVALDDATINYSTVQNWYAGDETGKGGIYNFVTKRGLCAGKNSKISWTQVETGSAITWKYPSCVLVGEGSVGEFYSVALTNNLQQADTGTKMVHVGKNTRSTIISKGISAAKSKNSYRGLVKIGPKAEGARNYSQCDSMLIGDTSSANTFPYIQVQNSTAQVEHEASTSKIGEDQLFYFAQRGISPEDAVSMIISGFCRDVFNKLPMEFAAEADKLLALKLENSVG; this is translated from the coding sequence ATGAGTGCTTCTGTTCAGTCCCTCGTTAGCCAGCCCTACAAGTACGGGTTCACCACCGACATTGAGGCCGATGTTATCCCCCGTGGCCTCAGTGAGGACGTGGTGCGGCTGATTTCGGCCAAGAAAAACGAGCCGGAATTCATGCTGGAGTTTCGCCTCAAGGCCTACCGCAAATGGCTGACCATGCAGGAGCCGGAATGGCCCAACGTCAGCTATCCGCCCATCGACTACCAGAACATCATTTACTACTCGGCTCCCAAGGTTAAAGAGAAAAAGGGCAGCCTAGATGAGGTTGACCCCACCCTACTAGAAACCTTCGAGAAGCTGGGCATTCCCCTCTCCGAGCAAAAGCGCTTGGCCAACGTGGCGGTGGATGCCATCTTCGACAGCGTTTCTGTGGCGACGACCTTTAAGGAAAAGCTGGCGGAAGTCGGAGTGATTTTCTGCTCCATTTCCGAAGCCATTCAGGAACACCCGGAACTGGTGGAAAAGTACCTGGGTAGCGTGGTGCCCATCGGCGATAACTACTTTGCGGCCCTGAATTCGGCGGTGTTTAGCGACGGATCGTTTGTGTACATTCCCAAGGACACGGTTTGTCCGATGGATTTGTCCACCTACTTCCGCATCAACAACGGCGACTCTGGCCAGTTCGAGCGCACGCTAATTGTGGCGGAATCCGGCAGTTCGGTGACGTACCTGGAAGGCTGCACCGCCCCCATGTACGACAGCAACCAGCTCCATGCCGCCATTGTGGAACTGGTCGCCCTGGACGATGCCACCATCAACTATTCGACGGTGCAAAACTGGTACGCCGGAGACGAAACCGGGAAGGGCGGCATCTACAACTTCGTCACCAAGCGCGGCCTCTGTGCCGGGAAGAACTCCAAGATTTCCTGGACTCAGGTAGAAACGGGTTCCGCCATCACCTGGAAGTACCCCAGTTGCGTGCTGGTGGGCGAAGGTTCCGTCGGTGAGTTCTACTCCGTGGCGCTAACCAACAACCTGCAACAGGCCGATACCGGAACCAAGATGGTGCATGTGGGCAAAAACACCCGCAGCACCATTATTTCTAAGGGTATTTCGGCGGCTAAGTCCAAAAACAGCTACCGAGGCCTGGTGAAAATTGGCCCCAAAGCCGAAGGTGCCCGCAACTACTCCCAGTGCGACTCCATGCTAATCGGCGACACCTCCAGCGCCAACACCTTCCCCTACATCCAAGTGCAAAACAGCACCGCCCAGGTCGAGCACGAAGCCTCCACCTCCAAGATTGGGGAAGACCAACTCTTCTACTTCGCCCAGCGCGGCATTTCCCCCGAAGATGCGGTGTCGATGATCATCAGCGGCTTCTGTCGTGATGTGTTCAACAAACTGCCCATGGAATTTGCCGCCGAAGCCGACAAGCTGCTGGCCCTCAAGCTGGAGAACTCCGTGGGGTAG
- a CDS encoding OB-fold nucleic acid binding domain-containing protein: MVKIVSRQSLGVQPVYDIGVAQDHNFLLADGMVASNCFNKSHSTAYGFVTFQTAYLKANYPVEYMAALLTSNSGDQDKVQMHIANCISMGIEVLPPDINRSLVDFTPEDRNILFGLSAVRNVGLGAIECLIKERDQDGPFQSLADLCDRIDLHAVNRRALESLILAGALDKINPNRNQLIQHLPLMIDWAQGRAKDRAIGQGSLFDMMGGGAASSASVPGSHEGSPDAPKVADFDDQEKLRQEKEILGFYISNHPLKSVQRPARILAPISLSELGEQPDNVTLSAIVLLSSVKPVITKKGDRMAIVQIEDLTGQSEAVVFPKSFERIGQHIVADKRLMIWGKVDRRDDRVQFIIDDAEPIEDVRMVIVELDPKCADDITQQHRLRTVLRDHQGEDARSAHVPVIANIKTAHQSKLVCLGAQFRVSDPEAAVNALVKANFNAKATPLVST; this comes from the coding sequence ATGGTAAAAATCGTTAGCCGTCAATCTTTGGGGGTGCAGCCCGTCTACGATATTGGCGTCGCCCAGGATCACAACTTTTTGCTGGCTGATGGCATGGTAGCCTCCAACTGCTTTAACAAGTCTCACTCCACCGCCTACGGGTTTGTCACCTTCCAAACCGCCTACCTCAAGGCCAACTACCCCGTGGAGTACATGGCGGCGCTACTGACCTCCAACAGCGGCGACCAAGACAAGGTGCAGATGCACATTGCCAACTGTATCTCCATGGGTATTGAGGTGCTGCCGCCGGATATCAACCGTTCCCTGGTGGACTTTACTCCAGAGGATCGCAATATTCTGTTTGGTCTGTCGGCGGTGCGCAATGTTGGCCTAGGGGCGATTGAGTGCCTCATTAAAGAGCGCGATCAAGACGGCCCCTTCCAATCCCTGGCTGATTTGTGTGACCGCATTGACCTCCATGCCGTCAACCGCCGAGCGTTGGAGTCTCTGATCTTGGCGGGAGCCCTGGATAAAATTAACCCCAATCGCAACCAACTCATTCAACACCTGCCCCTGATGATCGACTGGGCGCAGGGGCGAGCCAAGGATCGGGCCATTGGCCAGGGTAGCCTGTTCGATATGATGGGTGGCGGCGCAGCTTCTTCAGCTTCGGTGCCTGGTAGCCATGAGGGGTCTCCCGACGCCCCCAAGGTCGCAGACTTTGATGACCAAGAAAAACTTCGCCAGGAAAAAGAAATCCTTGGGTTCTATATCTCCAACCATCCCCTCAAGTCTGTGCAGCGTCCGGCCCGCATTTTGGCCCCCATCAGCCTCTCAGAATTGGGGGAACAGCCCGATAACGTGACCCTCAGCGCCATTGTGCTGCTGTCGTCCGTCAAGCCTGTGATCACCAAAAAGGGCGACCGCATGGCCATCGTGCAGATCGAAGACCTGACAGGACAGTCGGAAGCTGTCGTCTTTCCCAAGTCCTTTGAGCGCATTGGCCAACACATCGTGGCCGACAAGCGCCTGATGATCTGGGGCAAGGTAGACCGTCGAGACGACCGGGTACAGTTCATCATCGACGACGCCGAACCCATCGAAGACGTGCGGATGGTCATCGTCGAACTCGATCCCAAATGCGCCGATGACATTACCCAACAACACCGCCTAAGAACCGTCCTCCGCGATCATCAAGGGGAGGATGCCCGATCAGCTCACGTCCCCGTTATTGCCAACATCAAAACCGCCCATCAGTCCAAGCTCGTTTGCCTGGGGGCTCAGTTTCGGGTCAGCGACCCAGAAGCCGCCGTCAACGCCCTTGTCAAAGCTAACTTCAATGCCAAAGCCACTCCCCTTGTCTCTACCTAG
- a CDS encoding ferredoxin-thioredoxin reductase catalytic domain-containing protein has translation MTVTPPTQASDKNLEMMRSFAQSYAKRTGTYFCADPGVTAVVLEGLAKHKDDLGSPLCPCRHYEDKEAEVKSIYWNCPCVPMQERKECHCMLFLTPDNPFAGDQQEIAFETIRTETNKYQ, from the coding sequence ATGACTGTCACCCCTCCCACCCAAGCCTCCGACAAAAACCTCGAAATGATGCGCAGCTTTGCCCAAAGCTACGCCAAGCGCACGGGTACCTATTTCTGTGCGGATCCCGGCGTGACGGCGGTGGTGCTGGAAGGGTTGGCCAAGCACAAGGATGACCTGGGTTCCCCCCTGTGTCCTTGCCGCCACTACGAGGACAAAGAGGCCGAGGTGAAGTCCATCTACTGGAACTGCCCCTGTGTGCCCATGCAGGAGCGCAAAGAGTGTCACTGTATGCTCTTCCTCACGCCCGATAACCCCTTTGCGGGAGATCAGCAAGAGATTGCCTTCGAGACCATTCGTACCGAGACCAACAAGTATCAATAG
- a CDS encoding DUF1257 domain-containing protein, whose amino-acid sequence MSHFSTLRTKVTDAEILKQSLSDLGIATKTEADVRGYNGQRVRADLVAVLDGEYDLGWSRNADGSFDLIADLWGVAKKHNQTELINAINQKYAVNKTLAEVKRPGLQNANVKLVLQ is encoded by the coding sequence ATGTCTCACTTCAGCACCCTTCGCACCAAAGTGACCGATGCTGAAATCCTCAAGCAGTCTCTCTCTGACTTGGGTATTGCTACCAAAACCGAGGCTGATGTTCGCGGTTACAATGGCCAGCGCGTCCGCGCCGACCTTGTCGCCGTTCTCGATGGTGAATACGATCTGGGCTGGTCTCGCAATGCCGATGGCTCCTTCGATCTGATCGCGGATCTGTGGGGTGTGGCCAAAAAGCACAACCAAACCGAACTAATCAACGCCATCAACCAAAAGTACGCTGTCAACAAAACCCTGGCTGAGGTGAAGCGCCCTGGCCTGCAAAACGCCAACGTGAAGCTGGTACTTCAGTAA
- a CDS encoding DUF4349 domain-containing protein — MQDFRPLTLGLGLAGLVLMGGCAGASVMETTSDGGKADESGIAAMEAPSPEMAAPAADMMMESQRGIESPPMPGTEIGQAAPQLVKRATLVLTLTDIDGAIAQVQTVVRQAQGDLLSMEDIRNPEGTAHQVYMTLRVPQAQLEPTLTALRQLGTVQSQALSAEDVSSQLVDLSARIKNLRQSEVALQGIMERSGEISHVLEVARELSTVRDSIERLSAQEQNLKRQVAYSTIDLTLQSPMTAVPPLRPVRETLGNTWQTATQSVQAFTVGGLKIGLWLLAYSPYWVALALLIYGGYRMRPRRPIPTDTEQPSPP, encoded by the coding sequence TTGCAAGACTTTCGGCCCTTGACCTTGGGCTTGGGGCTGGCGGGGCTAGTGCTGATGGGTGGCTGTGCCGGGGCCTCGGTGATGGAAACCACCAGCGACGGGGGCAAGGCCGACGAATCGGGCATAGCAGCGATGGAGGCTCCTAGCCCAGAGATGGCGGCTCCGGCGGCGGACATGATGATGGAGTCCCAGCGGGGAATAGAGTCTCCCCCGATGCCAGGAACCGAAATTGGCCAAGCTGCCCCCCAACTGGTCAAACGGGCCACTCTGGTGCTGACTCTTACGGATATTGATGGAGCCATAGCCCAGGTGCAAACCGTGGTGCGTCAGGCCCAGGGGGATCTGCTCAGCATGGAGGATATCCGTAACCCTGAAGGCACCGCCCACCAGGTGTACATGACCCTGCGGGTGCCCCAGGCCCAGCTTGAGCCCACCCTCACAGCTCTGCGGCAGCTCGGCACGGTGCAATCCCAGGCCCTCAGCGCTGAGGATGTGTCGTCGCAGTTGGTGGATTTATCCGCCCGAATTAAAAATCTGCGTCAGTCCGAAGTCGCCCTGCAAGGCATCATGGAGCGGTCGGGGGAAATTTCCCATGTGCTAGAGGTGGCGCGAGAACTCAGCACCGTGCGCGACTCCATCGAGCGGCTGTCGGCCCAGGAGCAAAACCTGAAGCGCCAAGTGGCCTACTCCACCATCGACCTCACCCTGCAAAGCCCGATGACAGCGGTGCCCCCCCTACGCCCCGTCCGGGAAACCCTGGGCAATACCTGGCAAACGGCCACCCAATCGGTGCAGGCGTTCACCGTGGGCGGACTGAAAATCGGCCTCTGGCTGCTGGCCTACAGTCCTTACTGGGTTGCCCTAGCGCTGCTAATCTACGGCGGCTACCGAATGCGGCCTCGGCGACCGATTCCTACTGACACGGAGCAACCTTCTCCGCCGTAG
- a CDS encoding transposase gives MSSTTCLYDQVLSLLRQYSHRRDLRHLKALAWMVTALVCSGRLSLPEWEAYVPSRARQAQSTERRWQRFMSNHRVRIKSLYVPLALAAIHRWKGRRLYLALDTTVLWNRYCMIHLSVTCCGRAVPLLWRVLEHPSATVSAQRYLPMLRLAHRLLQAYPDVMLLADRGFANHDLLAWLSDSRWHYALRLPSDVVVHGPRRQPIEVGVLWPPKGEVRFYEGIGLWADGRWRCNLVLANVKGVKEPWAVITDEPPTLNTLWQYALRFRVEELFLDSKSGAFALESSGIRSAQALERLYLVAAVAILYGTTQGMAAQLDGLRSQVDPHWTRGISYLKIGLRWLRGVVNKGRPLLNPIPLLTVDPDPCFASKKAEARYYDRIWFSRIQSMRCQLPPWEAA, from the coding sequence ATGTCATCCACCACCTGTCTCTATGATCAAGTGCTGTCCTTGCTGCGTCAATATAGCCATCGTCGGGATTTACGGCACCTCAAAGCGCTGGCGTGGATGGTGACGGCGCTGGTGTGCAGTGGTCGGTTGAGCCTGCCGGAGTGGGAGGCCTATGTTCCCAGTCGCGCCCGCCAAGCGCAAAGCACCGAACGACGATGGCAACGGTTTATGAGCAATCACCGGGTGCGGATTAAAAGTCTGTACGTGCCCTTGGCGTTAGCGGCGATTCATCGGTGGAAAGGACGGCGACTCTACCTAGCCCTCGATACGACGGTGCTGTGGAATCGGTATTGCATGATTCACCTGTCCGTGACCTGTTGTGGGCGGGCGGTGCCCCTGCTGTGGCGGGTGTTAGAGCATCCTAGTGCCACGGTCAGTGCCCAACGGTATTTGCCGATGCTGCGCTTAGCCCATCGACTGTTGCAGGCTTATCCCGATGTGATGCTGTTAGCCGACCGAGGGTTTGCCAACCATGACCTGCTGGCGTGGCTCAGCGACAGTCGATGGCACTATGCTTTACGCTTGCCCAGTGATGTGGTGGTGCATGGCCCCCGCCGTCAGCCGATTGAGGTAGGTGTTCTGTGGCCCCCCAAGGGCGAAGTTCGTTTCTATGAGGGCATTGGCCTGTGGGCCGATGGGCGCTGGCGCTGCAACCTGGTTCTGGCTAACGTCAAAGGCGTTAAGGAGCCCTGGGCGGTCATCACCGATGAGCCGCCGACCCTCAATACCCTGTGGCAATATGCCCTCAGGTTCCGAGTTGAGGAACTGTTCCTCGATTCAAAATCCGGGGCCTTTGCCCTCGAATCTTCCGGCATCCGCTCCGCCCAAGCCCTCGAACGTCTCTACCTCGTCGCGGCAGTCGCCATCCTCTATGGCACCACCCAGGGCATGGCCGCTCAACTCGACGGTCTCCGCTCTCAGGTTGACCCTCATTGGACACGGGGCATCAGCTATCTCAAAATCGGCCTCCGCTGGCTTAGAGGGGTGGTCAACAAAGGGCGTCCGTTGCTCAACCCCATCCCCCTATTGACCGTTGACCCAGATCCCTGTTTTGCATCTAAAAAGGCAGAAGCCCGATATTATGACCGCATCTGGTTCTCTAGGATCCAGTCCATGCGCTGTCAGCTACCCCCTTGGGAGGCCGCATAA
- the sufC gene encoding Fe-S cluster assembly ATPase SufC, whose product MINENSDIILSVKNLRANVDGTEILKGLNLEVRAGEIHAIMGLNGSGKSTFSKVLAGHPDYEVTAGEVIFKGENILELEPHERATAGVFLAFQYPLEIPGVSNRDFLRVAYNAHRKARGEEEIDVFDFDDLLDERLSVVKMDASFLDRSVNEGFSGGEKKRNEILQMALLEPALAILDETDSGLDIDALKIVANGVNQLTTPDNAVVLITHYQRLLDYIVPDYVHVMAEGRIITTGDKELALELESRGYEWILAEHRAEAVA is encoded by the coding sequence ATGATTAACGAAAACAGCGACATTATTCTTTCCGTCAAAAACCTCCGTGCCAACGTGGACGGTACCGAAATTCTCAAGGGGCTAAACCTAGAGGTACGGGCTGGAGAAATCCATGCCATCATGGGCCTGAACGGGTCTGGCAAGAGCACCTTTTCTAAAGTTCTGGCGGGTCATCCCGATTACGAAGTGACCGCTGGGGAAGTGATTTTCAAGGGTGAAAATATCCTGGAACTGGAACCCCACGAACGCGCCACCGCTGGGGTATTTCTGGCCTTTCAATACCCCCTCGAAATTCCTGGGGTCAGCAACCGCGACTTTTTGCGCGTGGCCTACAATGCCCACCGCAAGGCCAGGGGCGAAGAGGAAATCGACGTGTTCGACTTCGACGACCTGCTGGACGAACGGTTGTCCGTAGTGAAAATGGATGCCTCCTTCCTCGACCGCAGCGTGAACGAAGGCTTCTCCGGTGGCGAGAAAAAGCGCAACGAAATTCTGCAAATGGCGCTGCTAGAACCCGCCCTCGCCATCCTAGACGAAACCGATTCCGGCCTGGACATTGACGCCCTCAAAATCGTCGCCAACGGCGTGAATCAACTCACCACCCCCGATAACGCCGTGGTGCTGATCACCCACTATCAGCGGCTGCTGGACTACATCGTGCCCGACTACGTTCACGTCATGGCCGAGGGCCGCATCATCACCACGGGCGACAAAGAATTGGCCCTGGAACTAGAATCTCGCGGCTACGAGTGGATTTTGGCCGAACACCGTGCGGAGGCTGTGGCGTAA
- a CDS encoding AAA family ATPase, translating into MKEDLNVLIQAQYPLIYLVTFEEERAEQTIATVARRLAHEQNIKNPLKLYTWTMTRGMVEYGNSGSGSQHNNTVSPEAAVEWVIRQREPGIFIFKDLHPFKDSPAVTRCLRDAIIALKGTSKTIVLMSPVQEVPIELEKEVVVLDFPMPDMVELDEVLSTELNRARNGSITTEDREKLLKAALGLTRDEAEKVYRKARVMAKKLTAEEVEIVLSEKKQLIRRNGILEFMDVDETIDSVGGLEELKHWLYQRSDAFTERAREYGLPQPKGMLILGVPGCGKSLIAKTTSRLWGLPLLRLDLGRVYDGSTVGRSEANLRNALRTAESISPAILFIDEIDKAFAGAGGSSDSDGGTSSRIFGTFLTWMQEKTSPVFVMATANRVERLPGEFLRKGRFDEIFFVDLPNAEERKDIFQIHLQKRRRDIDRFDLDQLTKVCDGFSGAEIEQGLISAMYEAFAQGREFTQLDIIAAIRATLPLSKTMSEQVTALRDWARQRARPAAASVAEYQRMEF; encoded by the coding sequence ATGAAAGAGGATTTAAATGTACTTATACAAGCCCAATATCCTCTGATCTACTTGGTCACGTTTGAGGAAGAGCGGGCAGAACAAACCATCGCCACCGTGGCTCGCCGCTTGGCCCATGAGCAGAATATCAAGAATCCCCTCAAGCTCTACACCTGGACGATGACCCGTGGCATGGTGGAGTATGGTAACTCTGGCTCTGGTAGTCAGCACAACAACACCGTTTCTCCCGAAGCTGCTGTGGAATGGGTGATTCGTCAGCGGGAACCGGGCATCTTCATCTTCAAAGATTTACATCCCTTCAAGGACTCTCCAGCGGTGACGCGCTGTTTGCGGGATGCCATCATCGCCCTGAAAGGAACCTCTAAAACCATCGTGCTGATGTCTCCGGTTCAGGAAGTCCCCATCGAACTGGAAAAAGAAGTGGTGGTTCTAGATTTCCCCATGCCCGACATGGTGGAACTGGATGAAGTGCTTTCTACCGAACTAAATCGGGCCAGAAATGGCAGCATCACCACCGAAGACCGAGAAAAGCTGCTTAAAGCGGCCCTAGGATTAACCCGCGATGAGGCCGAAAAGGTCTACCGCAAAGCGCGGGTGATGGCGAAGAAACTCACGGCAGAGGAAGTGGAAATTGTCCTCTCCGAAAAGAAGCAGCTCATCCGTCGCAACGGCATCCTAGAATTTATGGATGTGGATGAAACCATTGACTCTGTGGGTGGCTTAGAAGAGCTAAAGCATTGGCTGTATCAGCGTTCCGATGCCTTCACCGAACGGGCGCGGGAATACGGTTTGCCTCAGCCCAAGGGGATGCTGATTTTGGGGGTTCCTGGTTGTGGTAAATCCCTAATTGCCAAAACCACTTCCCGACTCTGGGGTTTGCCCCTGCTGCGATTGGATTTGGGCCGGGTTTACGATGGCTCCACCGTAGGCCGTTCGGAAGCCAATTTACGCAACGCTCTGCGTACCGCTGAATCCATTTCTCCCGCGATTTTGTTCATCGATGAAATCGACAAAGCCTTTGCCGGAGCGGGTGGTTCTTCAGATTCTGATGGTGGTACCTCTAGCCGGATCTTTGGCACTTTCTTAACCTGGATGCAGGAGAAAACCTCTCCGGTATTTGTGATGGCTACGGCCAACCGAGTGGAGCGTTTACCTGGGGAATTCCTACGGAAAGGGCGCTTCGATGAAATCTTCTTCGTAGACCTACCCAACGCCGAAGAACGCAAAGATATTTTCCAAATCCATCTGCAAAAGCGGCGGCGCGACATTGACCGCTTTGACCTCGATCAACTTACCAAGGTCTGTGATGGATTTTCGGGCGCAGAAATTGAGCAGGGCTTGATTTCTGCTATGTATGAAGCCTTTGCCCAAGGACGAGAGTTCACTCAGCTCGATATCATTGCCGCCATTCGAGCCACGTTACCGCTGTCAAAAACCATGAGTGAACAAGTGACCGCCCTGCGCGATTGGGCGCGTCAACGAGCTCGTCCGGCAGCAGCCTCCGTCGCTGAATATCAGCGGATGGAGTTCTAA
- the sufR gene encoding iron-sulfur cluster biosynthesis transcriptional regulator SufR translates to MTFVQQPSSTKDDILIYLLKRGEATAQALAEHFEVSAQAIRRHLKDLEAEGLIEHRAVHEGMGRPNHLYRLSAKGRDRFPAQYDEFAISLLDTLAETVGRDQVGTILRKQWERKALEYRAQVGTGTVAERVAKLVNLRQAEGYMAEWHEVDPAEMQPHIAVDHPGPCYIITEYNCAISHIAESFPSVCGHELEMFQIALSDCAVQRTHWIVQGEHRCGYLISQR, encoded by the coding sequence ATGACCTTTGTGCAGCAACCCTCCTCTACCAAGGACGACATCCTGATCTACCTGCTAAAACGGGGCGAGGCCACCGCCCAAGCCTTGGCAGAACATTTCGAGGTCAGCGCCCAGGCCATCCGTCGTCATCTCAAGGATTTGGAGGCTGAGGGGTTGATCGAACACCGGGCCGTCCACGAGGGTATGGGTCGCCCCAACCATCTCTATCGCCTCAGTGCCAAGGGCCGCGACCGTTTCCCCGCCCAGTACGACGAGTTTGCCATTTCCCTGTTGGATACCCTGGCGGAAACCGTGGGCCGAGATCAGGTGGGCACCATCCTCCGTAAACAGTGGGAGCGCAAAGCTTTGGAATATCGAGCCCAGGTGGGGACGGGCACCGTGGCGGAACGGGTGGCGAAATTGGTGAACCTGCGGCAGGCCGAGGGCTACATGGCCGAATGGCACGAGGTTGATCCTGCCGAAATGCAGCCCCACATCGCCGTAGATCATCCCGGCCCCTGCTACATCATTACGGAATATAACTGCGCCATTTCCCACATCGCCGAGTCCTTCCCCAGTGTCTGTGGCCACGAGCTAGAGATGTTTCAAATCGCCCTGTCGGACTGTGCCGTGCAGCGCACCCACTGGATTGTCCAGGGAGAACACCGCTGCGGCTACCTCATCTCCCAACGCTGA
- a CDS encoding NAD-dependent succinate-semialdehyde dehydrogenase, protein MGIASINPTTGVTIQVFDEISEADLEAKLAQAAETFLTYRHTSFDQRAEWMQAAATVLERNKQAYAKLMTLEMGKPLASAVAEVEKSAWVCRFYADHAEDFLADVPASTDASRSLVRYQPLGAILAVMPWNFPFWQVFRFAAPALMAGNVGLLKHASNVPQCALAIEEVFQKAGFPTGAFQTLLMGASRIADLVADDRIKAAALTGSEPAGASLASACGRQIKKTVLELGGTDPFVVMPSADLDEAIAAAATARMLNNGQSCIAAKRFLVHEAIADAFEAGLRDKFAALTVGDPMAEGVTVGPLATPSICEELEQQVNACLDQGATALIGGDVAALKATLPAEFQTGNWFPPTILTQIPPGTPADQEEFFGPVALVFRVSSLDEAIQIANSTPLGLGASGWSQAPAEQERMINELEAGAVFINSFVKSDPRLPFGGIKRSGYGRELGREGILEFVNTKTVWVK, encoded by the coding sequence ATGGGAATTGCCAGCATTAATCCAACCACCGGAGTCACCATTCAAGTTTTTGACGAGATTAGCGAGGCTGACCTGGAGGCCAAGTTGGCCCAGGCGGCGGAAACGTTTTTGACCTACCGTCACACATCCTTTGACCAGCGGGCCGAATGGATGCAGGCAGCGGCTACGGTCTTGGAAAGAAACAAGCAGGCTTACGCCAAGCTGATGACCCTGGAAATGGGTAAGCCATTGGCCTCAGCGGTGGCCGAGGTGGAAAAAAGCGCCTGGGTCTGTCGGTTCTATGCCGATCACGCCGAGGACTTTTTGGCCGACGTGCCCGCCAGCACCGATGCCAGCCGCAGCCTGGTGCGCTATCAGCCCTTGGGGGCCATTTTGGCGGTGATGCCGTGGAATTTCCCCTTTTGGCAGGTGTTTCGCTTTGCGGCTCCGGCCTTGATGGCGGGGAATGTGGGCCTGTTGAAGCACGCCTCCAATGTGCCCCAGTGCGCCCTGGCCATTGAGGAGGTGTTCCAAAAGGCGGGATTCCCCACCGGGGCGTTCCAAACCTTGCTGATGGGGGCATCTCGGATTGCGGACTTAGTGGCCGATGACCGGATTAAAGCCGCTGCCTTGACTGGGAGTGAACCTGCTGGAGCGAGTCTCGCCTCGGCCTGTGGTCGCCAGATTAAAAAGACCGTCCTGGAATTGGGGGGCACCGATCCCTTTGTGGTGATGCCCAGCGCCGATTTGGATGAAGCCATTGCCGCCGCTGCCACCGCCCGGATGTTGAACAATGGCCAGTCCTGCATTGCGGCTAAGCGGTTCCTGGTTCACGAAGCCATTGCCGATGCCTTTGAAGCGGGCCTGCGGGATAAATTTGCGGCCCTGACCGTGGGCGACCCGATGGCGGAGGGCGTCACCGTGGGGCCATTGGCGACCCCCTCGATTTGCGAGGAACTGGAGCAACAGGTGAACGCTTGTCTAGACCAGGGGGCCACGGCGTTGATTGGCGGCGATGTGGCGGCGTTGAAAGCCACCTTACCCGCCGAGTTTCAAACAGGCAACTGGTTTCCGCCCACGATTTTGACCCAAATCCCCCCCGGTACCCCCGCTGACCAGGAGGAATTCTTTGGCCCCGTGGCCCTGGTGTTTCGGGTATCCAGCTTGGACGAGGCCATCCAGATCGCCAACTCCACTCCCTTGGGGTTGGGGGCCAGCGGATGGAGCCAGGCTCCTGCCGAGCAGGAGCGGATGATCAACGAACTAGAGGCGGGGGCGGTGTTTATCAACAGCTTTGTCAAATCCGACCCCCGTTTGCCCTTTGGCGGCATCAAACGATCCGGCTATGGGCGTGAACTGGGGCGGGAGGGCATCCTGGAATTCGTCAATACCAAAACGGTTTGGGTGAAGTGA